From the Ignavibacteriales bacterium genome, the window GGATTTTTACATCATTGCAAATACGAAAAACAATTAAGCGATAAAACATTAAAGGCATATGGTATAGATTTGAATCAGTTCAGTGAAATAGTGCAAACCAATAAAAGGTTTTATATGGAAGAGGTTTCGAAGCTACAGGTAAAAATCTTCCTTCAGAAATTAGGTGAAAGGCATAAGGTTAAAACGATCAAACGGAAAATTGCTTCAACCAAGGCTCTCTTTAATTTCTATGAATATGAAAATGATTCTTTTATAAATCCATTCAGGAAGATAAGAATTAAGATGAAAGAACCTTTCAAAATTCCATCAGTTCTAACTGTAGCTGAAGTCAGCACAATATTGAATCAAATGTACGAAAGTAAAAAGCAGCTCCTTAATTCAAGCAAGTACTCATATAAAGTTTGGGTTCGTGATATTGCCATACTTGAGCTTTTATTCGCAACGGGATTAAGGGTTTCCGAACTTTCCCATCTTCTTAATGATGATGTGGACTTGGTTCAGGGGCAAATTAAAGTGACGGGGAAAGGGAACAAAGAAAGGATCTTGCATTTTGGAATCAAAGAAACAGCCGAAATACTTCTAGAGTATAAAACCTTGTTTAGAGACGGAGCCGACGGAATCAAATATTTTTTCTTTAACAGGCAAAAGAAACGCTTAACAGAAGCATCTATCCGTACTATTGTTAAGAAACATTCGAGCATTATTGATCAAAAGGTAACTCCTCATACATACAGGCATACATTCGCAACAGTATTATTGGATGAAGGTGTAGATATAAAACACATTCAGCATTTACTTGGACATAGCTCCATACTTACGACACAGATATATACACATGTAAGCAGTAAAATGCAAAAGCAGATTATAATAGAAAAACACCCCAGAAATTATTTTTCCTTTAGGTCAACGGAAAATTAATATGACAACGAAATTTACTTTATCCTCTCATATATCCCCATGACATCTTCGACGGCTTTTTGCATGTCAGGGATCTTTATGTGTTCGTTATGCGTGTGGGCGGTGAAGATGCTTCCGGGTCCGTACATCATTGGTTTGCCGAGGTTAGGAAGCTCAGGCGCGTCTGAACCGTAAGACACCACTCCTGTTTCAAAGCCGTCAACAATGTGAAATTCGATCGGGCGGTCTCCGTAAGCGAACTCTATCTTTGTCCGATCGTCCGTTATCTCGTTGACCATCTTGACGAGTATATCGTGAGTGAGGAAGGTCGTTCGGAAAAATATTTTCATAGAGACGTAATCGGAGATTATATTGCGCGCGTTATCGGATGAGAGGCTGCCGATATTATAGGTAGTTTTTCCGAGGAGCGGGTCTTCGGGAAATTCCAGTTCGTTCATCCTGTTTACAAAGTCCACCATTCTTTGAATCGCGTTATCACCATGTTCGGGGTAGCCTGAGTGGAAGGCTTTGCCGAAGAACTGCGCTTCAGCGAGCATGTTACCCTTTTGCGCTTTAATTAGTTTATTTTCTGTGGGTTCGCCGACGATCACGTATTTACATCCTTGGATAACTTTATTTGCGGCTTGCGCGCCGTAAGATCCTACTTCCTCACCGGCTAGCATAAGGAGACCGAAATTAGTCTCGCCTTTTTCATGGAGCCTTTTGCAGACTTCAGCGAGATAGGCTATCTGTCCTTTGGCGTCACATGATCCGCGCCCGTAAATGGTATCGCCTTCTATCCGGGGCGGAATGTACGGGGGTACGGTATCGAAGTGAGAGCAGAATATAACTTCCGGTTTTCCCCATTTATAGTAGAGATTTACCATTCCATTGTCTATATCCTGAATTTCCAGCTCCGCACCATCGGGGGAGAAGTTATCTTTAATGTATTCAGCCACGGAATTTTCCATACCGGAAGTGGATTCCACGCCCATTATTTCGATAAGAAAGTCTATCATTTTAAGTAAATTATGAGATTTTTATGCTAAAATAGTTATTTTAATATTAATCATCAGTATAGAACCGGAAATCTTATCTACTTGAAAATATAAATTAATAAGGTTAATTTAGTTGTTTACCAAAAGATTTGGTTAATATTAAGATAAAATGAAGAATATCCATCCAAAATACTACAGATGTGAAGTAAAATGCAACTGTGGTGAGACATTCGTGACCAGGTCAACCGTACCGGAGATCAAGGTGGAAATCTGTTCAGCCTGCCACCCGTTCTTTACCGGCACCCAAAAGATAGTTGACACCGCCGGAAGAGTAGAGAAATTCAGGAAGAAATACGGCAAGGTTCAGTCTGCGAAAACAACCGAAGCATCATAGTTAAAAGCATATATCAGAACTTAAAAGCCATCTTCCCGAACAAGATGGCTTTTTTATTTACTCTATATTGCGTTTATTTCTTTATATGATAATACAATAAGGAGTCCTCAATGAAGGTAATAATTTTTGAAGACAGGGGTTACGAAGACCTGTATCCAATTACGTACCTGCGCCCCTCCTATGCTTTGAAGAGCGGAGCATTTACTATCTTTGAAACGATGGAGAGGGAGATGGGCGAGGGGTATGAGATACTTCTTCACTGCAGAAGCTATATGTCGGCTTATCTGAAGGAATGCTTTCCGGACAGGATAGTAAATAACATTCCTTCAGAGGACGTAATGTTCCTAAACGGAAGGTTCCTTATGAGCAAGGTTTTACTACCGGCATTTTCCGATGCATCAAAAAAAGATACGGTCTGGACACATAACGGCGACGTATTGTTTGCTTATGTCTCTGCCGGGAAAGTTGCTCCACTGAAGGAGAAAGCGGAGAGCCAGGGTGATAACGTACTTTCTTTAAAGGATTTCACGGATGCAGGGCTAAACAGCGAGGTTATTACAAAAGAGGATTTTTCGAACGATATTATCGAAATAAAATATCCGTGGGACATACGCAGGTATTTTTCTTATCTGCTGGAGAGGGACATAATGTACAGGGTCAGACTTAACCCAACACTGCTCCATGTATATGACGGTATGCAGATAATCTCACGTGAAGACATGATGAACATTAATTTCGGTAAAGCCGTTAACTTTTATCCAAACATCGTTCTCGACTGTAAAGCCGGCGGGATAGTCATAGATGACGAGACCGAGATAGAGCCTTACGTTTTCATTAAGGGACCTGTATTCATCGGTAAGAACTGTAAAATAAAATCCGGCACTAAAATATACGGACCCTGCTATATAGGAGATCATTCTAAGGTAGCGGGTGAAATCTCCGCAAGTATCTTTCATTCATACGTTAATAAGCAGCACGACGGGTTCATTGGTGATTCATACATCTGCCCGATGGTTAATCTCGGCGCCGATACGGTAACGAGTAATCTTAAAAATAATTATTCGAACATTAAGGTAAAGGTAAGGGGTGAGGAGATCGATACAGGGACACAATTCCTGGGAAGCGTTATAGGGG encodes:
- a CDS encoding tyrosine-type recombinase/integrase, coding for MFFGIKTRNMQTVEEAVKGFLHHCKYEKQLSDKTLKAYGIDLNQFSEIVQTNKRFYMEEVSKLQVKIFLQKLGERHKVKTIKRKIASTKALFNFYEYENDSFINPFRKIRIKMKEPFKIPSVLTVAEVSTILNQMYESKKQLLNSSKYSYKVWVRDIAILELLFATGLRVSELSHLLNDDVDLVQGQIKVTGKGNKERILHFGIKETAEILLEYKTLFRDGADGIKYFFFNRQKKRLTEASIRTIVKKHSSIIDQKVTPHTYRHTFATVLLDEGVDIKHIQHLLGHSSILTTQIYTHVSSKMQKQIIIEKHPRNYFSFRSTEN
- a CDS encoding M20/M25/M40 family metallo-hydrolase, with protein sequence MIDFLIEIMGVESTSGMENSVAEYIKDNFSPDGAELEIQDIDNGMVNLYYKWGKPEVIFCSHFDTVPPYIPPRIEGDTIYGRGSCDAKGQIAYLAEVCKRLHEKGETNFGLLMLAGEEVGSYGAQAANKVIQGCKYVIVGEPTENKLIKAQKGNMLAEAQFFGKAFHSGYPEHGDNAIQRMVDFVNRMNELEFPEDPLLGKTTYNIGSLSSDNARNIISDYVSMKIFFRTTFLTHDILVKMVNEITDDRTKIEFAYGDRPIEFHIVDGFETGVVSYGSDAPELPNLGKPMMYGPGSIFTAHTHNEHIKIPDMQKAVEDVMGIYERIK
- the rpmE gene encoding 50S ribosomal protein L31 — encoded protein: MKNIHPKYYRCEVKCNCGETFVTRSTVPEIKVEICSACHPFFTGTQKIVDTAGRVEKFRKKYGKVQSAKTTEAS